The Actinomadura graeca nucleotide sequence CGACCGCGCCGTCGACCTGCCGCCCGCCGTGGTTGGACACGATGACGCCGTCCATGCCCGCATCCACCGCCTGCCGGGCGTCGTCGGGATGCTGGATGCCCTTGAGCGCGATCGGCCCCTCCCAGTGGTCCCGCAGGAAGATCAGGTCGTCCCAGGTCAGGCTCGGGTCACCGAAGCCGGCGGCCCAGTGCAGCAGCGCCGCCTCGCGGTTGGCGTCGGTGACCGGCCCGCCCACCGCCTTCTGGAAGACCGGGTCGCTGAAGTAGTTCGCGACGCCGATGCCGCGCAGGAACGGCAGGAACCCGGCGTCGAGGTCGCGGGGGCGCCAGGCCAGCGTGAACGTGTCGAGGGTGACGACGAGGGCGGTGCAGCCCGCGTCCCTGGCGCGTTCCAGGAAGCTGACGGCCAGATCGCGGTCCTTCGGCCAGTACAGCTGGTACCAGCGGGGCGCGCCGTCGCCGCCGGCCTCCGCGACCTCCTCCATCGGCTGCGACGCCGCCGTGCTCAGCACCATCGTCAGGCCCTCGGCCGCCGCCGCGCGCGCCGCCGCCCGCTCCCCGTCCGGGTGCAGGAGCGACTGGACGCCGATGGGCGCGAGCAGGATCGGCGCCGGCATCGCCGTGCCCAGCACCTCCACCGACAGGTCCCGTTCGGCGACGTCCCGCAGCATCCGCGGGACGATCCGCCACCGGTCGAACGCGGCGCGGTTGGCGCGGGCCGTCGCCTCGCTCCCCGCCGCCCCCGCCACGTAGCCGAAGGCCCGGCGCGACAGGACGCCCTCGGCGAGCCCCTCCAGTTTCGTCAGGTCGGTGGGCAGGGACGGGAGCACGTCCCCGAGTCCTTGCAGGTAGAGGGAGTTCTGGAAGTCGGCGAGCGCGCTCATGCGGGAACCTCCGGCGGGGGACGCGGCCCCGCGGGGCCGCCGTTCGTGAATCCGTAGGGCATCAATGTGCCAGGTCGCGGCGGGTGACGGAACGGCACCAATCCGGACGATCGAGCGGCGCGCCCGGTGGGGCGGGGCGAAGATGTCCCCGGGACCGGCCACAATGTGGGGCATGGCACGACGCGGATCCCAAGCCCCTCCCCCGCCGCCGGACTTCGAAGAGAACATCATCGACGTCGATGTCTCCGAGGAGATGCGCGGCAGCTACCTCGAGTACGCGTACTCGGTGATCTACCAGCGCGCGCTTCCCGACGCGCGCGACGGGCTGAAGCCCGTCCAGCGCCGGATCCTGTACTCGATGAACGAGATGGGCCTGCGCCCCGACCGGGGGCACGTCAAGTGCGCCCGGGTCGTCGGGGAGGTCATGGGCAAGCTGCATCCCCACGGCGACAGCGCGATCTACGACGCGATGGTGCGGATGGCGCAGCCCTGGGCGATGCGGATGCCGCTGGTCGACGGGCACGGCAACTTCGGCTCGCTCGGCGGCGACGACCTTCCCGCCGCGATGCGGTACACCGAGGCGCGGATGTCGCGCGAGGCGATGCTCATGGTCGCCTCCATCGACGAGGACACCGTCGACTTCCGGCCCAACTACGACGGCCAGGAGACCGAGCCCGAGGTCCTGCCCGCCGGGTTCCCCAACCTGCTGGTGAACGGCGCGTCCGGCATCGCGGTCGGCATGGCCACCAACATGGCGCCGCACAACCTCGGCGAGGTCATCGCCGCCGCCCGGCACCTGATCGACCACCCCGACGCGTCGCTGGACGACCTGATGCGCCACGTCCCGGGACCCGACCTGCCCACCGGCGGCAAGATCGTCGGCCTGGACGGGGTCCGCGACGCCTACGAGCGCGGCCGCGGGACGTTCCGCACCCGCGCCACCACGTCCATCGAGAACGTCACGCCCCGCCGCAAAGGCATCGTGGTCAGCGAGCTTCCGTACGCGGTCGGCCCGGAGCGCGTCAAGGCCAAGATCAAGGAACTGGTCAACGCCAAGAAGATCCAGGGCATCGCCGACCTGAAGGACCTCACCGACCGCAACGTCGGCCTGCGGCTCGTCATCGAGATCAAGAACGGCTTCAACCCCGAGGCCGTGCTGAACGACCTCTACCGGCTCACGCCGATGGAGGAGACGTTCGGCATCAACAACGTCGCGCTCGTCGACGGCCAGCCCCGCACCCTCGGCCTGCGCGACATGCTCCAGGTGTACGTCGACCACCGCATCGAGGTCGTGCGGCGCCGCTCGCTGCACCGCCGCAGGAAGCGCGAGGACCGCCTCCACCTCGTCGACGGCCTGCTGGTCGCGCTGCTCAACATCGACGAGGTCATCCAGGTCATCCGGCAGAGCGACGACGCCGCGCAGGCCAAGCAGCGGCTCATGCAGATCTTCGAGCTGTCGGAGATCCAGTCGCAGTACATCCTCGACACTCCACTGCGCCGCCTCACCCGCTACGACCGGCTGGAGCTGGAGAAGGAGAAGGAGCAGCTCGCCAAGGAGATCGCGAAGCTGACCGCGATCCTGGAGTCCGAGCGCAAGCTCCGCGGGCTGGTGTCCAAGGAGCTCGGCGAGGTCGCGGCCGAGTTCGCCACGCCGCGCCGCACCATCCTGCTGGAGGCGTCCGGGCACACCGCGGCGTCCGCGGTGCCGCTGGAGGTCGCCGACGACCCGTGCACCGTCCTGCTGTCGGCCACCGGGCTGATGGCGCGCACGCACGGCGCCGGGCCGCTGCCCGACAGCGGCCCCCGCGCACCCCACGACGTGCTGGTCTCGGTGGTGCCGGCGACGGCGCGCGCGCAGGTCGGCGCGGTCACCTCCCACGGGCGGATGATCCGTGTGGACGTCCTCGACCTGCCGACGCTCCCGGCATCGGCGACCCCGCCGTCCCTGGCGGGCGGGGCGCCGGTCACCGAGTACGTCGACCTGGAGCCGGACGAGACGGTCGTCGGCGTCGCCGCGCTGGACGACGTCGGCGGCGGCCTCGCGCTCGGCACCGAGCAGGGCGTGGTCAAGCGGGTCGTCCCCGACTTCCCCGCCAACCGCGACGAGTTCGAGGTGATCGGGCTCAAGGACGGTGACCGCGTCGTCGGCGCCGTCCAGCTCCTCGACGACGCGCAGCACCTGGTGTTCATCACCACCGACGCCCAGCTCCTGCACTTCGCCGCGTCCAACGTCCGTCCGCAGGGCCGCGCCGCCGGCGGGATGGCGGGCATCAAGCTGGGCTCCGGTGCCCGCGTCCTGTGGTTCGGGGCGCTCGACCCCGCGCGCGAGGCGCGGGTCATCACGATCTCCGGGTCGTCGTCGGCGCTGCCCGGCACCCAGAACGGCGCGATCAAGCTGGCCGACTTCGCCGACTTCCCGGCCAAGGGCCGCGCGACCGGCGGCGTCCGCTCGCACCGGTTCCTCAAGGGCGAGGACGTCCTGCTCCAGGCGTGGGCGGCGGCGACCCCGCTGCGCGCCTCGGCCGCGAACGGCAGGCCCGTCACGCTCAACGCCACCCTCGGCCGCCGCGACGGGTCGGGCGAGGCGCTCGACTCGCCGATCGCCTCGATCGGCGGCCCGATCGGGCCGGCCCCCGAGGACGGCCCGCCGGAATCCGAGTGACGCGCGACGGGGGCCGGCCGGGTCACCCCGGCCGGCCCCCGTCGAGCGCGACGGCCTGCTCGATGTAGTCGCGCAGGGCGGCCTCGTCGATGTCGTCGATGTCCCTGATCTTGATGTGCCGGGTGCTCCTGCCGGCCCCTTCGAGCAGCCCGTGCGCGTCGCGGAACTCCGCGCCGCGCTCGAACGCGAAGGTGAGGTGGCTCTTGCTCTGGCTGACCACGGCCAGGATCCCCTCGCCGCGCCACGCGGGCGACCCGCAGGTGAGGCACTCGACGGCGCCGGGCGCGTGGGCGACCATCAGCGTGCGCAGCACGTCGAGGATCCCGGCGTACCCGGGGTCGAGCTCACTGGCGATGTAGGCGTCGATCTCGTCACCGGGCATGACGCTGCTCCCCTTTCGTGTGCGCGGCCCCCGCCGCGGAGCGGTGTGGCCCCCGGCGTCCGACGGTAGGACCGCGGACGGCGCGCCATCAGGGCCCTAGGGCCCACACCGGCGGCCGCGCGGGCCCTACCGCGCGGGTGACAATGGGCTCATGGCGATCGAATCGTTCATGGTCCCGCTCGGCTCTCCCGTGCCCCCGTTCCGGCTCCCGTCCGTGGCGGGCGGCACCGTCTCGGACGACGACCTGCGCGGGGCCCCGGCCCTGCTGGTGGTCTTCCTGTCCAACCACTGCCCGTACGTGCGCCGCATCGAGTCCGGCATCGGCGCCGTCACCGCCGAGTACGCCGCCAAGGGGGTGTCCACCGTCGCCATCGGCAGCAACGACACCGTCCGCTACCCCGACGACGACGCCGGCCACCTCCGTGAGCAGGCCGCGCGCGCGGGCTTCACCTTCCCCTACCTGCTGGACGAGACGCAGGAGACCGCCCGCGCCTACCGGGCGGCGTGCACGCCCGACTTCTTCCTGTACGACGGGGACCGGAGGCTGGCCTACCGGGGGGAGTTCGACGGCGCCCGCCCGAGGAACGACGTCCCCGTGGACGGCTCCTCCCTCCGCGCCGCCCTGGACCTGGTGCTCGCGGGCGAACCCGTCCCCGAGCCCCACACGCCCAGCCTCGGCTGCGGGATCAAGTGGAGGCCCGGCAACGAGCCGGCGTGATCACGCCGGGGCGGCCTCGCCCGTCCTCGGCAGGGGGAGGGCGGCGGCGGCGCGCGGCCTGCGCTCGGCGGACGCCGCGAGCGCCTCGAGCAGCTCCGCCGGCCCGCCCTCCGCCCCGTCGTAGTGCCAGTGTCGGACGAGCGCCTCGCCCTCGGCGCCGGGGTCGAAGTGCCCCCGCGCGAAGCAGCCCGCGGCGGCCATGCGGACGATGACGCGCTCGCCGTCGTCGAGCT carries:
- a CDS encoding lactate 2-monooxygenase, which codes for MSALADFQNSLYLQGLGDVLPSLPTDLTKLEGLAEGVLSRRAFGYVAGAAGSEATARANRAAFDRWRIVPRMLRDVAERDLSVEVLGTAMPAPILLAPIGVQSLLHPDGERAAARAAAAEGLTMVLSTAASQPMEEVAEAGGDGAPRWYQLYWPKDRDLAVSFLERARDAGCTALVVTLDTFTLAWRPRDLDAGFLPFLRGIGVANYFSDPVFQKAVGGPVTDANREAALLHWAAGFGDPSLTWDDLIFLRDHWEGPIALKGIQHPDDARQAVDAGMDGVIVSNHGGRQVDGAVASLDALPGVAKAVGDQAAVLFDSGVRTGADIAKALALGADAVLVGRPYAYGLALGGQEGVRHVLRCLQAELELTLALAGLTRPGRLSPEILSCAPTSR
- a CDS encoding DNA gyrase/topoisomerase IV subunit A: MARRGSQAPPPPPDFEENIIDVDVSEEMRGSYLEYAYSVIYQRALPDARDGLKPVQRRILYSMNEMGLRPDRGHVKCARVVGEVMGKLHPHGDSAIYDAMVRMAQPWAMRMPLVDGHGNFGSLGGDDLPAAMRYTEARMSREAMLMVASIDEDTVDFRPNYDGQETEPEVLPAGFPNLLVNGASGIAVGMATNMAPHNLGEVIAAARHLIDHPDASLDDLMRHVPGPDLPTGGKIVGLDGVRDAYERGRGTFRTRATTSIENVTPRRKGIVVSELPYAVGPERVKAKIKELVNAKKIQGIADLKDLTDRNVGLRLVIEIKNGFNPEAVLNDLYRLTPMEETFGINNVALVDGQPRTLGLRDMLQVYVDHRIEVVRRRSLHRRRKREDRLHLVDGLLVALLNIDEVIQVIRQSDDAAQAKQRLMQIFELSEIQSQYILDTPLRRLTRYDRLELEKEKEQLAKEIAKLTAILESERKLRGLVSKELGEVAAEFATPRRTILLEASGHTAASAVPLEVADDPCTVLLSATGLMARTHGAGPLPDSGPRAPHDVLVSVVPATARAQVGAVTSHGRMIRVDVLDLPTLPASATPPSLAGGAPVTEYVDLEPDETVVGVAALDDVGGGLALGTEQGVVKRVVPDFPANRDEFEVIGLKDGDRVVGAVQLLDDAQHLVFITTDAQLLHFAASNVRPQGRAAGGMAGIKLGSGARVLWFGALDPAREARVITISGSSSALPGTQNGAIKLADFADFPAKGRATGGVRSHRFLKGEDVLLQAWAAATPLRASAANGRPVTLNATLGRRDGSGEALDSPIASIGGPIGPAPEDGPPESE
- a CDS encoding DUF1801 domain-containing protein, with the protein product MPGDEIDAYIASELDPGYAGILDVLRTLMVAHAPGAVECLTCGSPAWRGEGILAVVSQSKSHLTFAFERGAEFRDAHGLLEGAGRSTRHIKIRDIDDIDEAALRDYIEQAVALDGGRPG
- a CDS encoding thioredoxin family protein, encoding MAIESFMVPLGSPVPPFRLPSVAGGTVSDDDLRGAPALLVVFLSNHCPYVRRIESGIGAVTAEYAAKGVSTVAIGSNDTVRYPDDDAGHLREQAARAGFTFPYLLDETQETARAYRAACTPDFFLYDGDRRLAYRGEFDGARPRNDVPVDGSSLRAALDLVLAGEPVPEPHTPSLGCGIKWRPGNEPA